In the Chroococcidiopsis sp. SAG 2025 genome, one interval contains:
- a CDS encoding DUF72 domain-containing protein gives MTFHLGCAVWSYKGWVGDFYPTGSRAGEFLHLYSQRLTTVEGNTTFYAIPDADTVARWTAETRSEFKFCLKLPRDITHQGLLETHIPNALSFIARTQGLGDRLGAIFAQLPPRYSPEAIEDLTIFLNALREKASLALEVRHPNWFQEPYASQLTALLKQLGIGRVLLDSRPIYDAPDDPQSHSERRKPKLPVEFSITAPFSLVRFISHPKWELNQPFLEEWVNFIDRNLRQGTHIYFFVHCPTEERSPHNARSFHQLLTQKGVVVPPLPWNDLQPFPQQLSLF, from the coding sequence TTGACTTTTCATCTTGGCTGTGCTGTTTGGTCGTATAAAGGTTGGGTAGGCGATTTTTATCCGACTGGAAGTCGTGCGGGTGAGTTTTTACATTTATACAGCCAGCGTCTCACGACTGTTGAAGGAAACACCACCTTTTACGCTATCCCTGATGCCGATACTGTAGCGCGCTGGACAGCAGAAACACGCTCAGAATTTAAATTCTGCCTCAAGTTACCGCGAGACATTACCCATCAAGGCTTGCTAGAAACACATATTCCCAATGCTTTGAGTTTTATCGCACGAACGCAGGGTTTAGGCGATCGCTTAGGAGCAATTTTTGCTCAACTCCCACCACGATATAGTCCAGAAGCAATAGAGGACTTAACAATATTCTTAAATGCTTTGAGAGAAAAAGCATCGCTGGCTTTAGAAGTGCGTCATCCAAACTGGTTTCAAGAGCCGTATGCTAGTCAATTAACAGCGCTTTTAAAACAGTTGGGAATAGGTAGAGTTTTACTCGATAGCCGTCCAATATACGATGCGCCAGATGACCCACAAAGTCACTCCGAACGCCGCAAACCTAAGTTACCAGTAGAATTTAGTATCACCGCGCCGTTTAGCTTAGTTCGCTTTATTAGCCATCCAAAGTGGGAGTTAAATCAGCCCTTTCTTGAAGAATGGGTTAATTTTATCGATCGCAATTTACGCCAAGGAACCCATATTTATTTCTTCGTTCATTGTCCCACAGAAGAGCGATCGCCACACAATGCTCGGTCTTTTCACCAGTTATTGACACAAAAAGGGGTTGTGGTTCCGCCGCTTCCCTGGAACGATTTGCAGCCATTTCCTCAACAACTCAGCTTGTTCTAG
- a CDS encoding histidine kinase has translation MTFSNEEKQKIMNDLAQGKPGLVHEEKSLNLDQYDSSFDSKDYENFEDFAQRPVNETDTKTNLDGNLVEQIRLQIRSEFEEAKSTGQLRSSRIREIVQSAIYNIRTEIKAGSSDIRQIFRDTISAVSDNFKDKGSEIKEEVTAAVEGFIQGYSSGKRQTIVKDQAEVHQLQSRIDIQEEELQQEIDRLLVDVEEVSKESDSSLKDAIQSAINAFKNSEEFALMKKRYAQLQAQLAIVRANLAARYGGRYEEIKERIDEATHWYKRTGSKTEAGESVEGRSLEDRLREVGEAIAKGEHQLRKILNDLLKVAADLLKDKEPPASK, from the coding sequence GTGACTTTCAGTAATGAAGAAAAACAGAAAATAATGAACGATCTAGCTCAAGGTAAGCCAGGGTTAGTTCATGAGGAAAAATCTCTTAATCTCGACCAGTATGACTCTAGTTTTGATTCTAAAGACTACGAGAATTTTGAGGATTTTGCTCAGCGTCCTGTAAATGAGACAGATACAAAAACTAATTTGGATGGCAATTTGGTCGAGCAAATTAGGTTACAGATCCGCTCCGAATTTGAGGAGGCAAAATCGACCGGACAGTTGCGATCGAGTAGAATTCGCGAGATCGTTCAATCTGCTATATACAATATCCGCACGGAGATAAAAGCAGGTTCTAGCGATATTCGTCAAATTTTCAGAGATACCATTTCAGCAGTCAGCGATAACTTTAAGGATAAAGGTAGCGAAATTAAAGAGGAAGTTACTGCTGCTGTAGAAGGATTTATTCAAGGCTACAGTAGTGGCAAACGGCAAACTATTGTCAAAGATCAGGCAGAAGTTCACCAACTACAATCAAGAATTGACATTCAAGAAGAGGAGCTACAACAAGAGATTGATCGCCTCTTGGTTGATGTAGAAGAAGTTAGTAAAGAGTCAGATTCTAGTTTGAAAGATGCGATCCAATCCGCCATTAATGCCTTCAAAAACAGTGAAGAATTTGCTTTAATGAAGAAGCGTTATGCTCAACTTCAAGCACAACTGGCAATTGTGCGTGCCAATCTAGCCGCACGCTATGGTGGACGTTACGAGGAAATCAAAGAAAGAATAGATGAAGCAACGCACTGGTATAAACGTACTGGTAGTAAAACTGAAGCAGGAGAATCAGTAGAAGGGCGATCGCTTGAAGATAGACTACGAGAAGTCGGAGAAGCTATTGCGAAAGGAGAGCATCAACTACGCAAAATCTTGAACGATCTGCTCAAAGTTGCTGCCGATTTGCTCAAAGATAAAGAACCACCTGCTAGTAAATAA
- a CDS encoding alkene reductase: protein MNTNIDLFSPVRLGRYELPNRMVMAPLTRNRAGEGNVPRELNAEYYAQRVSAGLIITEATQVSPQGLGYPFTPGIHSQEQVEGWRLVTKAVHDRGGKIFLQLWHVGRISHPDLQVDGALPVAPSAIAPSEGMAATYEGEKPYVTPRALETAEIPGIVEQYRQGAKNALAAGFDGVEIHSANGYLLDQFLHDGSNHRTDEYGGSIENRARLLMEVTEAVVSVWGADRVGVRLSPSGTFGSVYDSDLKALFTYVVDALNQFELAYLHLVEPRVAGNETVENPTSELSSKYFRPIYKGTLISAGGYERESGNAVLASGEADLVAYGRLFISNPDLPQRFALNAQLNPYDRSSFYGGDERGYIDYPSLELQAAS from the coding sequence ATGAATACCAACATCGATCTGTTCTCACCCGTTCGGCTCGGTCGTTACGAATTACCTAACCGAATGGTGATGGCTCCCTTAACGCGCAACCGTGCGGGAGAGGGTAACGTGCCGAGAGAATTGAATGCAGAATATTACGCCCAAAGAGTATCGGCAGGACTGATTATTACAGAAGCGACTCAGGTGTCGCCACAAGGCTTAGGTTATCCGTTTACCCCTGGTATTCACTCTCAAGAACAGGTAGAAGGCTGGCGGCTGGTGACAAAAGCCGTACACGATCGCGGTGGCAAAATTTTTCTCCAGCTATGGCATGTCGGACGAATATCTCACCCCGATTTGCAAGTCGATGGAGCATTGCCCGTTGCACCTAGCGCGATCGCTCCATCAGAAGGTATGGCAGCTACTTACGAAGGAGAAAAGCCATACGTTACACCCCGCGCCCTAGAAACAGCAGAAATTCCAGGAATTGTAGAACAATATCGCCAAGGGGCAAAAAATGCGCTAGCGGCTGGGTTTGATGGTGTAGAAATTCATAGCGCCAACGGCTATTTGCTCGATCAATTTCTCCACGATGGCTCCAATCACCGTACAGATGAATATGGTGGTTCGATTGAAAACCGCGCCCGTTTGTTAATGGAAGTGACTGAAGCAGTCGTTAGCGTTTGGGGCGCAGATAGAGTGGGAGTCAGACTTTCACCCAGTGGCACTTTTGGCAGCGTCTACGACTCCGATCTCAAAGCATTGTTTACCTACGTAGTTGATGCGCTGAATCAATTTGAATTAGCTTACCTGCATTTGGTAGAGCCAAGAGTTGCTGGTAATGAAACAGTAGAAAACCCTACTTCAGAATTATCATCAAAATACTTCCGTCCGATCTACAAAGGGACTCTCATCAGTGCAGGTGGCTACGAGCGCGAATCGGGAAATGCAGTATTAGCCTCTGGGGAGGCGGACTTAGTTGCTTACGGTAGACTCTTTATCTCCAACCCCGACTTACCTCAGCGTTTTGCTCTCAATGCACAATTAAACCCCTACGATCGCTCCAGCTTTTATGGTGGAGACGAGAGGGGTTATATAGATTATCCATCTTTGGAATTGCAGGCTGCTAGCTAA
- a CDS encoding IS701 family transposase, protein MKDQVPAAMPQCFENWCRRFDDVFSRQKQRQEFRVYLGGLLGESQRKNLSQLVTNTVDGSYNSLRHFLNNAPWDEVKLNNRRLEVMHQCRQTTPSQGFTLIVDDSGHRKSGAATDGVGRQYIGEIGKTDNGIVLLTTYLYDGVRRLPLDVALYQHASLFEQGKADPNFQKKPDLALDLVDQCLKRGYRPGVTVIDAGYGNNTPFLKQLESRNLTYVAAIAKNRQVTAQTSGDESARKQGLEAIAQTLAVEQFTPVQLNLEQPRTVWVALLPVHVPKLEGTRWLAIQLNASSFEQATEVDYFLTNASDNQVSAAWVAQTYSARNWVEVFYREAKGWLGLSEYQVRDALSMKRHWVLVFIAYTFILWHQLTGGFRRRWATKPLQTFAEALEAFRTAVEFRLVRWLNEHVDVFASHRAKFGYIWA, encoded by the coding sequence GTGAAAGATCAAGTACCAGCAGCGATGCCGCAGTGCTTTGAGAACTGGTGTCGTCGGTTTGATGATGTATTTTCGCGTCAGAAGCAGCGGCAGGAATTTCGTGTTTATCTAGGGGGACTGCTGGGTGAGAGTCAGCGCAAAAACCTGAGCCAACTGGTCACAAATACAGTAGATGGCTCCTACAACAGCCTCAGACATTTTCTCAACAATGCCCCTTGGGATGAAGTCAAGCTAAATAATCGGCGGTTGGAGGTGATGCACCAGTGTCGCCAGACGACCCCGAGTCAAGGTTTCACATTGATTGTAGATGATTCGGGACATCGCAAAAGTGGTGCGGCTACTGATGGGGTAGGACGGCAGTACATTGGGGAGATTGGCAAGACTGACAATGGTATTGTGCTGCTGACTACCTACTTGTATGATGGAGTGCGACGTCTGCCGTTAGATGTTGCACTCTATCAACACGCAAGTTTATTCGAGCAAGGCAAGGCAGACCCCAACTTCCAGAAAAAACCTGACCTGGCTCTAGACTTGGTTGACCAATGCTTGAAGCGCGGTTATCGACCGGGTGTGACTGTAATTGATGCAGGCTACGGTAATAACACGCCTTTTCTCAAGCAGTTGGAGTCGAGAAACCTAACTTACGTGGCAGCAATCGCCAAAAACCGCCAAGTTACTGCTCAAACATCAGGTGATGAGTCTGCTCGTAAGCAGGGATTAGAAGCTATTGCTCAAACCTTGGCAGTGGAGCAGTTCACACCTGTGCAACTCAATCTGGAGCAGCCCCGGACAGTTTGGGTGGCGCTGTTACCAGTTCACGTTCCGAAGCTCGAAGGCACTCGCTGGCTGGCGATTCAACTCAATGCCTCTAGTTTCGAGCAAGCGACGGAGGTGGATTACTTTCTCACCAATGCCTCTGACAACCAAGTCAGTGCGGCTTGGGTAGCTCAAACATATTCTGCTCGCAACTGGGTGGAGGTCTTCTATCGAGAAGCCAAGGGCTGGTTGGGTTTGAGTGAGTATCAAGTTCGGGATGCTCTGAGTATGAAGCGTCATTGGGTTTTAGTGTTCATCGCTTACACCTTCATCCTTTGGCATCAGTTGACCGGCGGATTCCGCAGACGTTGGGCAACCAAACCCTTACAAACCTTTGCCGAAGCATTGGAGGCATTCCGCACCGCAGTCGAGTTTCGTTTGGTCCGCTGGCTTAATGAGCATGTTGATGTATTTGCCTCTCACAGAGCTAAGTTCGGCTATATTTGGGCTTAG
- the trxA gene encoding thioredoxin codes for MTDRVKPLTLTAENFQIEVIESKTPVLVDVWAAWCGPCRVVNPIVEEIAANFAGRATVGKLNVDEYGEIASRYKVQAIPTLLFFQDGVVVDRVVGVVPAKAIAQKLNALLEPAADRQAA; via the coding sequence ATGACAGATCGTGTCAAGCCGTTGACCCTCACTGCTGAGAACTTTCAAATAGAGGTCATTGAGAGTAAAACACCAGTGCTAGTAGATGTTTGGGCAGCCTGGTGCGGACCTTGTAGGGTGGTTAACCCGATTGTGGAAGAGATTGCTGCCAATTTTGCCGGACGCGCCACAGTAGGCAAGCTGAATGTTGACGAGTACGGAGAAATTGCTTCTCGATATAAGGTGCAGGCAATTCCGACGCTGTTATTTTTCCAAGATGGCGTAGTTGTAGATCGAGTTGTTGGTGTTGTTCCGGCAAAAGCGATCGCGCAAAAATTGAATGCTTTGTTAGAGCCAGCAGCAGATCGACAAGCTGCTTAG
- a CDS encoding metalloregulator ArsR/SmtB family transcription factor: MKETNSEKLVSLPVAEVDDSCRRAKIFAALADPTRLKIVELLAHAGELSGTEIAQKLSISLALFCHHSKTLAEAGLLDIRKEGQTKYNSLNWELLNACLQSLMKGSREQGRAGSRGEERVAQL, encoded by the coding sequence ATGAAAGAGACTAATTCAGAAAAGCTTGTCTCCCTACCTGTAGCTGAAGTTGACGACAGCTGTCGTCGGGCAAAAATCTTTGCAGCCCTTGCCGACCCGACCAGATTGAAAATTGTAGAGTTACTCGCCCATGCTGGAGAATTGAGCGGTACGGAGATTGCTCAAAAATTAAGTATTAGCCTTGCCCTCTTCTGCCACCACTCTAAAACTCTAGCGGAAGCAGGGTTACTCGATATTCGCAAGGAAGGGCAGACAAAATATAACTCTTTGAATTGGGAGTTACTCAATGCTTGCTTGCAAAGCCTGATGAAAGGGAGCAGGGAGCAGGGACGAGCAGGGAGCAGGGGAGAAGAGAGAGTCGCCCAGCTGTAG
- a CDS encoding elongation factor G: MNENVRASTRNVAIVGPYLSGKTTLLESLLSVTGAITRKGSVRDGNTVGDSAAEARDRQMSVEVSAASTEYEGVRFTFVDCPGSVEFAQETYNALMGVDAAVVVCEPANDNNENGLRQKVLTLAPLFKFLDDWEIPHLVFINKMDRVSNNFMDMLHALKAVSKRPLVPHQYPIIQDEQLTGFIDLVSEQAYQYHSGAPADPIPLPASLKAQEQAARAEMLEELANFDDHLLEELLEEIEPPQEEILQDLKLELGADLVVPVFCGVADRDFGVRPLLEALLREAPEPQDTAQRRGLGATAETPIAQVLKTYYTPQGGKLSLVRVWQGKLTDGIVLNGTRAGGIYRLLGQQQTSIDEAEAGEIVALSRLDGVKTGDTLSANGQVQELPKAEILKPVYALAIAPEKRNDEVKLSAALTKLLEEDPSLMWEQHGDTHEVILWGQGEIHLQVALDRLRRKYNLPMGTHLPQVPYKETIRKPAASVHGRYKHQSGGHGQFGDVYLDIKPLGRGEGFNFSEKIVGGVVPKQYIPGVEVGVREFLVHGPLGFPVVDVAVTLTNGSYHTVDSSEQAFKQAARLAMQTGMTQCEPTLLEPIASIEVNTPSEFTSKVMQLVSGRRGQILGYEGRSDWSGWDKLIAYLPQAEMQNFIVELRSLTLGVGSFQWQYHHLQEVPDKLAERVLATGSNGNGSR; this comes from the coding sequence ATGAATGAAAATGTCAGAGCGAGTACGCGCAATGTTGCAATTGTTGGTCCTTATTTGAGCGGAAAAACAACTTTGCTCGAAAGTTTGTTATCCGTCACAGGAGCTATTACTCGTAAAGGTAGCGTCCGCGACGGTAACACCGTAGGAGACAGTGCAGCGGAAGCGCGCGATCGCCAAATGAGTGTAGAAGTAAGTGCCGCTAGTACCGAGTATGAAGGTGTCCGCTTCACTTTTGTTGACTGTCCGGGTTCGGTCGAATTTGCCCAAGAGACATATAACGCTCTTATGGGTGTAGATGCAGCAGTTGTTGTTTGCGAACCAGCAAATGATAATAATGAAAATGGTCTGCGTCAGAAGGTACTTACCCTCGCTCCTTTATTTAAATTTCTTGACGATTGGGAAATTCCCCATCTCGTATTTATTAACAAAATGGATCGGGTTAGCAACAATTTCATGGATATGTTGCACGCCCTTAAAGCTGTTTCCAAGCGTCCGCTCGTACCGCATCAATATCCCATTATTCAAGACGAACAGCTAACTGGATTTATCGATCTAGTCAGCGAACAAGCATATCAATACCACTCTGGCGCACCAGCCGATCCGATTCCATTGCCAGCATCTTTAAAGGCACAGGAACAGGCAGCTAGAGCGGAAATGTTGGAAGAATTAGCCAACTTTGACGACCATTTATTGGAAGAACTTTTAGAAGAAATCGAGCCGCCTCAAGAAGAAATTCTGCAAGACTTGAAATTAGAACTAGGGGCAGATTTAGTCGTTCCAGTATTTTGTGGAGTTGCAGACCGAGATTTTGGAGTTAGACCGCTTTTAGAAGCACTGTTACGAGAAGCACCTGAACCACAAGACACCGCTCAACGACGAGGGCTTGGCGCTACTGCTGAAACTCCCATAGCCCAAGTATTGAAAACCTATTACACGCCCCAAGGAGGCAAACTTTCCCTAGTACGGGTATGGCAGGGTAAGTTAACTGATGGCATCGTGTTGAATGGTACTCGCGCTGGCGGGATTTATCGGCTACTAGGACAGCAACAGACCTCGATCGATGAAGCTGAAGCTGGTGAAATTGTTGCCCTCAGCCGCTTGGATGGCGTGAAAACTGGCGATACTCTGTCTGCAAATGGGCAAGTTCAGGAACTACCCAAAGCAGAAATACTCAAACCAGTTTATGCCTTGGCGATCGCCCCAGAAAAACGTAACGACGAAGTCAAATTGAGTGCGGCGCTGACTAAGCTGTTAGAAGAAGACCCATCTTTAATGTGGGAACAACACGGCGATACCCACGAAGTGATCCTGTGGGGACAAGGTGAAATTCACTTGCAAGTTGCCCTCGATCGCCTGCGTCGGAAGTACAACTTACCGATGGGGACTCACTTGCCACAAGTCCCTTACAAAGAGACAATCCGCAAGCCTGCTGCTTCAGTTCACGGGCGCTACAAGCACCAATCAGGAGGACACGGGCAGTTTGGCGATGTTTACTTAGATATTAAACCGCTTGGGCGCGGAGAAGGCTTTAATTTTAGCGAAAAGATTGTAGGTGGCGTTGTCCCGAAGCAATATATTCCTGGCGTTGAAGTTGGCGTGAGGGAGTTTTTGGTACATGGTCCCTTGGGCTTCCCTGTAGTCGATGTTGCCGTCACCTTGACCAACGGCTCTTATCACACAGTAGATAGCTCCGAGCAAGCATTTAAACAAGCGGCACGGCTAGCTATGCAAACGGGAATGACTCAGTGCGAACCGACGCTATTAGAGCCGATCGCCTCAATTGAAGTCAATACGCCCAGCGAATTCACTTCCAAGGTAATGCAACTGGTGAGCGGGCGAAGGGGACAAATTCTAGGCTATGAAGGCAGATCTGACTGGTCTGGTTGGGACAAGCTGATTGCTTACTTACCCCAAGCCGAGATGCAGAACTTCATTGTCGAGTTGCGATCGCTAACTCTAGGTGTTGGTTCCTTCCAGTGGCAATACCATCACTTGCAAGAAGTCCCTGACAAGTTAGCAGAGCGAGTTTTGGCAACTGGCAGTAACGGTAACGGCAGCCGTTGA
- the ctpC gene encoding carboxyl-terminal processing protease CtpC: MNKRGILLGATAVMLSTAAVASFSDRSQTQAFFRESPKELVDEVWQIIDRQYVDGTFNKVNWQAVRKEYLSRSYANREDAYKAVRQMLEKLKDPYTRFMDPEEFKNMQVDTSGELTGIGIQIAQDEKTKQLTVIAPIEDTPAFSAGILAKDTIVKIDGKSTKGMDVNQAVSLIRGQPGTEVQITILRNGQQKDFRIKRARIEIHPVRYSYQNSPTGGVGYIRLNQFSANAATEMRDAIQDLEKKQVSGYILDLRNNPGGLLLASVEIAQMWLDDGVIVSTKNRQGKQDIERSNHRPLTNKPLVVLVNDGSASASEILSGALQDNKRAVLVGEKTFGKGLVQSVRSLGDGSGLAVTIAKYFTPNGRDINKSGIAPNVVVALTDKEKQALFLQNRDKVGTPSDPQYAKALDILKKQIAAKGNSATR; this comes from the coding sequence ATGAATAAGCGTGGAATTCTGTTAGGTGCAACGGCAGTGATGCTCTCCACTGCCGCAGTTGCCAGTTTTAGCGATCGCTCTCAAACTCAAGCTTTCTTTCGTGAAAGTCCGAAAGAATTAGTCGATGAAGTTTGGCAAATTATCGATCGACAGTATGTGGACGGGACTTTCAACAAGGTCAATTGGCAAGCTGTGCGTAAAGAGTACTTGAGCCGCTCTTATGCCAATCGAGAGGATGCTTACAAAGCCGTCCGTCAAATGCTAGAAAAGCTCAAAGATCCATATACCCGATTTATGGACCCAGAAGAATTCAAGAATATGCAGGTAGATACTTCTGGAGAACTAACGGGAATTGGGATTCAGATCGCCCAAGACGAGAAAACAAAGCAACTAACTGTAATTGCCCCAATTGAAGATACACCTGCTTTCAGTGCTGGAATTCTTGCCAAGGATACAATCGTCAAAATCGATGGTAAAAGCACTAAGGGAATGGATGTGAATCAAGCAGTGTCTCTGATTCGGGGACAACCAGGTACAGAAGTACAAATCACGATTTTGCGCAACGGACAGCAGAAAGATTTTCGGATAAAACGGGCGCGAATTGAAATTCATCCAGTGCGTTACAGCTACCAAAATAGTCCTACAGGTGGTGTGGGATACATTCGCTTAAATCAATTCAGTGCCAATGCTGCTACAGAAATGCGCGATGCGATTCAAGACCTAGAAAAGAAGCAGGTATCTGGTTACATTTTGGATTTACGTAATAATCCGGGCGGTTTGTTACTAGCTAGTGTAGAAATTGCTCAAATGTGGCTGGATGACGGGGTAATTGTTTCGACAAAGAACCGACAAGGGAAACAAGACATTGAAAGGTCTAATCACCGACCGTTAACAAATAAACCCCTAGTCGTGTTGGTGAATGATGGCTCGGCGAGTGCCAGTGAAATTCTTTCTGGCGCTCTACAAGATAACAAACGTGCGGTTTTAGTTGGAGAAAAAACTTTTGGTAAAGGGTTGGTACAGTCGGTACGCAGCTTGGGAGATGGTTCTGGCTTAGCTGTAACCATAGCGAAGTACTTTACCCCTAACGGTCGCGACATCAATAAGTCTGGGATTGCTCCTAATGTGGTAGTAGCGCTGACGGATAAAGAAAAACAGGCGTTGTTTCTACAAAATCGCGACAAAGTTGGTACGCCATCAGACCCGCAATATGCTAAAGCACTAGACATATTAAAGAAGCAAATTGCAGCTAAGGGGAACTCTGCTACAAGGTAG
- the ispG gene encoding (E)-4-hydroxy-3-methylbut-2-enyl-diphosphate synthase — protein MQTLPNPATVKSSSGELSTDTTIHRRQTRPIQVGNVTIGGGHPVVVQSMINEDTLDIDGSVAAIRRLHEIGCEIVRVTVPSMAHAQALAEIKQKLYASYQPVPIVADVHHNGMKIALEVAKHIDKVRINPGLYVFEKPKSNRTEYSQTEFEEIGDKIRQTLEPLVVCLRDQGKAMRIGVNHGSLAERMLFTYGDTPEGMVESALEFIRICESLDFRNLVISLKASRVPVMIAANRLMVKRMNELGMDYPLHLGVTEAGDGEYGRIKSTAGIGTLLAEGIGDTIRVSLTEAPEKEIPVCYSILQSLGLRKTMVEYVACPSCGRTLFNLEEVLHKVRAATKHLTGLDIAVMGCIVNGPGEMADADYGYVGKQPGYISLYRGREEIKRVPEDRGVEELINLIKADDRWVDP, from the coding sequence ATGCAGACTCTCCCCAACCCAGCTACAGTAAAATCTTCTTCTGGCGAACTGTCCACCGATACTACTATTCATCGCCGCCAGACTCGTCCGATTCAGGTAGGAAACGTCACGATTGGTGGTGGTCATCCAGTGGTGGTGCAATCCATGATCAACGAAGACACCCTGGACATAGATGGTTCCGTTGCTGCTATTCGTCGCCTACATGAAATTGGCTGCGAAATAGTCCGCGTAACCGTACCAAGTATGGCACACGCTCAAGCCTTAGCAGAAATCAAACAAAAGTTGTATGCCTCCTACCAACCAGTCCCAATCGTGGCTGACGTGCATCATAATGGGATGAAAATTGCCTTGGAAGTTGCCAAGCACATCGATAAAGTGCGGATCAATCCTGGCTTGTACGTATTTGAAAAACCTAAATCCAATCGCACTGAGTACAGTCAAACAGAATTCGAGGAAATTGGAGACAAGATTCGTCAAACTTTGGAACCACTGGTAGTCTGCTTGCGCGACCAGGGTAAAGCCATGCGGATTGGCGTGAATCACGGCTCTTTAGCAGAAAGAATGCTGTTTACCTACGGCGACACCCCAGAAGGAATGGTAGAATCAGCGCTGGAATTCATTCGGATTTGCGAATCGCTGGACTTTCGCAACTTAGTGATTTCTCTTAAAGCATCGCGAGTGCCCGTGATGATCGCTGCCAATCGTTTGATGGTTAAGCGTATGAATGAGCTAGGTATGGACTATCCTTTGCATCTAGGCGTGACGGAAGCTGGAGATGGCGAATACGGTCGCATCAAATCTACTGCTGGAATTGGGACGCTGTTAGCTGAAGGGATTGGCGATACCATCCGCGTATCGCTGACGGAAGCGCCAGAAAAAGAAATTCCTGTTTGTTACAGCATTCTGCAATCTTTAGGTTTGCGGAAAACAATGGTAGAGTACGTTGCCTGTCCTTCTTGCGGACGCACCCTCTTTAATTTAGAAGAAGTGTTGCATAAAGTTAGAGCGGCAACTAAGCACCTAACAGGTTTAGATATTGCCGTTATGGGTTGTATCGTCAATGGTCCAGGGGAAATGGCGGATGCGGACTACGGCTATGTAGGAAAGCAACCTGGTTACATTTCTCTCTATCGCGGTCGAGAAGAAATCAAGCGCGTTCCTGAAGATCGAGGAGTGGAAGAATTGATTAACTTAATTAAGGCAGACGATCGCTGGGTCGATCCGTAA
- a CDS encoding WecB/TagA/CpsF family glycosyltransferase, with product MRFDTTNKVEAVNLIQQITSDFPGLAITQSFHTPVNKLELEVIPAEIPQIRICVIGSPVTVAPFDRQIEMMLEWASSRASRFVCVANVHMLIEAYWHPEFHAVLARADLVTPDGMPLVWMMKLMGAQHQNRIAGLDIMLSICQQAPQRQIKVFFLGSEASILEQMRKRLECEFPTLEIAGMEPLPFRPLTKAEDAAVIQKIHDSGAGIVLLALGCPKQEYWMDRHKDKIHAVTIGVGGVFPVYAGIHKRAPLWMRNFGLEWFYRLVQEPRRLWKRYTTTMPLFIWLALKQLLTQGAGSREQ from the coding sequence ATGAGATTTGATACAACAAATAAAGTAGAAGCAGTGAATTTAATTCAACAAATAACATCGGATTTTCCCGGTCTAGCCATCACTCAATCGTTTCATACTCCAGTAAATAAATTGGAGTTAGAAGTTATTCCGGCTGAAATTCCTCAAATCAGAATTTGTGTTATTGGCTCACCAGTCACGGTAGCACCTTTCGATCGCCAAATAGAAATGATGTTGGAGTGGGCTAGCAGTCGTGCTAGCCGATTTGTATGCGTGGCAAACGTCCATATGCTGATAGAAGCCTACTGGCATCCAGAATTTCATGCAGTGTTAGCTCGTGCAGATTTAGTCACTCCTGATGGTATGCCCTTAGTATGGATGATGAAACTAATGGGCGCGCAGCATCAGAATCGCATTGCTGGGCTAGACATCATGTTATCTATTTGCCAACAGGCTCCTCAGCGTCAGATAAAAGTCTTTTTTCTTGGTTCGGAAGCCTCCATATTAGAACAGATGCGAAAACGCTTAGAGTGTGAATTTCCCACTTTAGAAATTGCTGGAATGGAGCCATTACCATTCCGTCCGCTTACAAAAGCAGAGGACGCGGCGGTCATTCAAAAAATCCATGATAGTGGAGCTGGAATTGTGTTACTAGCTCTAGGATGTCCGAAGCAAGAATACTGGATGGATCGACATAAAGACAAAATCCATGCCGTCACGATCGGTGTAGGCGGAGTATTTCCAGTGTATGCAGGAATTCACAAACGCGCTCCCTTGTGGATGAGAAACTTTGGTTTGGAGTGGTTTTACAGATTAGTTCAAGAACCACGTAGACTTTGGAAAAGATATACTACCACCATGCCCCTGTTTATCTGGCTAGCTTTGAAGCAGTTATTAACTCAGGGAGCAGGGAGCAGGGAGCAGTGA